The following is a genomic window from Solanum stenotomum isolate F172 chromosome 4, ASM1918654v1, whole genome shotgun sequence.
ACCCGATATCCGTCCCCACTAAAGTTGAAACAAGGTTGGTTTCAACTGTCTCAGTCAACTTATTACCGTGCCCAAAAAATGATACTAGGTCATGTCAAGGGCCAAATGGGACGCGATTATCAGCTAGTATGAATAATATAAGCTTCTTGACACCACCAAGGTATAATATACTCGAGGCATATTATTATAATCGTGTTAAGGGCATGTTTGGGATGGATTTTCCGGATTTTCCACcttatgtttttaattatacTGATGATGTTTTGCCTTTGGAACTTGAATTGCCTAAATTTGGGACACAAGTGAAAGTATTGAAGTATAATACAACAGTTGAGTTGGTATTACAAGGGACAAATTTGGTCACTGGATTAGATCATCCTATGCATCTACATGGTTACAATTTTTATGTTGTTGGTTGGGGATTAggtaattttgatgaaaaatatgATCCTAAGAATTATAATCTTGTTGATCCACCTAGAAGGAACAATGTTGCTGTGCCTAAAAATGGTTGGATTGCTATTAGATTCAGAGCTAACAATCCAGGTATATAATAGTACCTTTTGTTTTTACTTAAGTTATATACAGTGACAATactatgatttttctttttttttttacattgtcAATATAGTTTAATCTATGATAGGACGTTAGTTATCATTTGCAATGTTTATTATATACtttataaatatcatttttcagaactaaaaaaaacaagttaTTTTCTAGCCGTTCACaatttgatacaaaaataaaatgatttaaaaaaaaataaaaaattaagaagttaTTGTTATTCATGTTCTTTTTAAAGTTACATTTGACTATGAGTAGATTATGTTAATTTAGTCAAATACATCTCATAATTAATGTTGTTAAGTTATGTTAGGAGTACAATCAGTGTATATACATTTTCCTTTCCGGGTAATATTcaatggccagaaaatttggtcagaaatttaaaaaaattataatttttttttaattttaaaataaactgatctttttccatgttttaattaaaaggtattaaagttaaaagggtaaaaatgtttaaaaagataaaaataacatagataaaataccattctagccaaattttctggccaaaaggatttttcctttCCTTAATTACTTGCATTATCATTTTTACTTATCGAATTAAATGAAGTTATATACATcgatagtatatatataatcttaatttctaatttcttctttagttattattttttataggaGTTTGGACTATGCATTGTCATATTGAGAGACATCTTACATGGGGAATGCAGACTGTATTTCTAGTGAAAAATGGCCACAAGGCAGAAGAACATATTTTGCCTCCTCCTCATCACATGCCACCATGCTAATTTTTCCTTTCATTATAAATTACtaatatatactatatagttATGTTAGTGAAGGGAATTATCCTAATTATTATAAGTAGAATTTGTGGAATATTCAATAGTGTGCTTGTATATCTATAGTACTTGAACTGAAATTAATTGTTATGATCAGAGGCATATTCAGTAATTTAAATGAATAGGTATATTTAACTATTGTTTGgtcttatttcataaattttttccACGAGAATATATAACTTGATGAGTAAATTATATGTCAATAGTATACGACTTCTAAAGTTGGCTCGTCGATCGTAGTATCTTTACGCTACTTAAATTTACagtttataaaatatgaataatcTCTTTAATATACAAGAGGAAAAACATGAGAATATATAAAATCTATAAATTTGTTGTTTACAAATTAAATCACCCAAAAACATTAGAACATTAAAATGTAACTATATCTACTTGGGCCGATTCATATCCATCCTTTAGTGGACCTGTTCAATCCGGTTAATGGgctaaaaaaaggaaaaattgtatgaaatagcaacatttaattcatattaaatGTTACAACTATAGTTTACTTTATTTCCAATtcggtgtcacgacccaaaaatggacgtgatggcactcgtcttaacccaccaagacaagtcagcctaaaactcaactattacaataaaatgcggaattttttttttaataaactcaaatatatcCCNtgataataatatttataactaCATTTAACCTCAATACACATTTTCAATTGCATaattgatgaatttatgaatgTTACCTGATCGTGAAGTCCAGTGGATGATTTCCACGCTAGTCGCCGCTATACGCAGGTAAGTCTCCATTTCTTTTCTTAAGTTATGAACCAAAAACTCTCAaccctaataatttatttttctacaagGGTCAAGTGGTATATGgtattaaaaagaattataaacttaacccataattattaactaaaattagttatttaataattaaccgtcaattaattaactctagttaaatgaatattcaaaatttccaaaaatgaccttccgggtcattacattcGGAGCTACTGTTCCACATAATTTGCCATCCGGCAGAATCCATTGTTTTGTATttaacttaaataaataaaaacgaaagttatatttatataaagagATATACAAATCAAAGCGATTCTTTTCTCTCCCCATTTACACCATTTTTCTCCTAATATCTCTCACCCAGATTAGTTTTCTCTCACccacattatttttaaattttgaattttcgcCATTACCCTTCTGATTGTGCCATCAAAATTTAAGGTAGCCGCAAAAAACGTGTTGaaatcaattttatattttttttctttgtattctgtatattttaagttttttttcatgaactttcatatacatatatagattcaataatacatatttttatttatatacaaattacacgtatatacatatacaactgAAAACATAACCAAAAGAACATACACTTGTACAAATTACAGTTAATATATGTTTCTTATTTGCATACAGATTCcatatatatacttatacaaagaacatatacatatacaaattacagctatatgtatatatacaatgtacAAGCCTAACAAAAAACACATATACATTTACAAATTACATCTAATATACAAATGCAATTATCATAATTAAAGACGAACTATATACATGTACAAATATAGAAAAAACTGAAATGTTTCACATACGAATTATCCAAacgtataaatgaatttatacagaagtgatcaatttttatataaattggaCGTAtttagcgaattatacaaattagagaaactccatagcaaacataaatatagcTATGGAGCGCCATTATCTAAACGATAGTTATAGAGCACTAATATGAATATTATCTTTGTCATTCCTAAAATTTATCATGAGACATAACTGAAGAAAAGAGGTTATCTTTCGTTTATGAAGCTAATCACTTGATTGACTATCTGGATTTTTCACTTTGTTGGTATTAATAAGCGATAAAAAACGACGACATTGTTTGTCTATTCTCCCTTCTAATAATGCATATTTCCCAATAATCCCGACCCTCCTCTTAGTATAAGATGAATACTATTTTAGATTTAAAATGTgaacaaaatttaaagaaaattaaattaatttgttaattGATTGGCTATCTGAATTTTCACCTTATTTTAAAagatcttttttcaaaaaaactttctttctcatttttactGCTAATTAGAAATCAACAGGTCATTCACATATgaaaaatctttaattaaaagtttggaatattttttatttacttgtcatcCTTTTGTCGAGTCAGAGCTATGCTAATCTTTTATGTATTGTTTCAATTTTATCTACGAGACTTGACATTCACTAATCACTTGGATGCATGCATGAATTTCTTTAAATgctcttttaatatttttttcaaatctaaTTAAAATCAAGTCTCTTCAAACgttcttttcttctcctttttctattaattttgactttgaaacacatatattattaaatttattaataaaatgttGGGTAAATTTGAGGCAAAGAACATAAATGCAGGCCAATCAACCAACACCTATCAATTCTATAGCCCAGTTTCTTCTTTGCCGACCAATTTCTTAAAATctggattattattattaaagtattattattttgttatttttgtaaattatttaatataaataatgtgagatttttgtttttattcatATAACATATAGTCGGTGCTCCCCTCTTATCCTACTGCTTCCTCCCTCTAGTTGTTAAGAGTAAATTTTACGATTCATTTGGTCGAGAATAAGTTATTTCATCAATCATAATTCACGTATATAagataacttattttataattatgacaaaaataatgcgatcataaattattatatcttatacctcacaccaaacAATTCCTAATGTTATGTTAGTAcggaagaaataaaaaattatccatatcaaatatttaattatatttaatcaaTGATCATGTATTTACTATCGAGAGGTGTGTCAATTTATAGTCCAAACATCAATCTTTGTAGATtttctaataataatttttcaaacttttgatgttctaaattattattatttttttagtgttcCACCTTTTAGTGTTGTAAATTATTGTGAAAAGGTACGTAGCTTTTGTTAGGTCAAGAACATGTTCCTTCGTCATCAATTTCAGATAAGGTTGTTGAAGTTTGAACAAGTTTTATTCAAAGTCCTAAAGATCCATAATCTTCTCAAACAAATAACTTccacaattaattaattatttaatttttgtttaaaatataaatattatattcacCTCTGGTCTAAAACATGGGTCCTTTAAAGTCGTGTTTGTTAGAAAGTACTTTACCCTTTAATGTGAGACTTCTCGACGTGAATTCAGATTTAGTTAAGTTCTAATGTGGGCACGCATTTAGTGagaaacaataaaaaaacaatccaaatatatttaagatagacaaggttaaattattttttatttaataaaactaGACTAATTTTTTCCCTCTTAAATTCTTGTATTCTCATTCATATTAAAAGtaagacaaaaataattatcaactttaaatttaaaatgataattattttaagttaaaatgattgataatttgGGACGGAGGAAGTAGATTTTATGATAAAACTCACCTCAAAGCTCAAGATATTTTTCTGATTTCTCACCCGATATTAAATCGCATTAGAGTTATGACTATCGTTCATACGTTATTTTGTACTCAAATGCCCCCACCCCAAAACAACATTAGTTgatgtttaattaaaatattaattcttTGATTTGTTTCTAATAAAAGTATTATAACTCGTTCTAAAATGAATGTCTCAAACAAACGATACGTGTCTTTATATATTCCTCTTAATTTATATGTACTATATGTTGATTAATATGATCAAATCACTCTCAAAGACTCAATTTaacaattaaatatgtattcTTATAAGACtaactttttgttttattttgctAAAGATAACGAAAAAGCATATGAACTAATTAAGGTCTTTTCATGACTCAATTTCCAATAAAAGACAGCTATTTGATTTATAATCTTTCTGCCTAATTCTGAGGTGGTACATTACACGCTTCGGGAAAAAAATttgtacaatttatttgttttaatttatgtgatataattaaaattttgatagttATATGGCATATTAGATTTCTAAGTTATCACGAAATTAATAACTATTGTACGGACAAAATTTAGCTTTACTAAATTAATTCTACGCttgaccaaagaaaaaaaaacaagaattcaaaggaaattaaattaagaagtatgaagaaagaaaagtaaaaataaaaagtacccctcaaaataaaaataaaaacagtaTAACAAAAAACACAGGTACCatgctttatttatttatgatatactTTTCCAAATTGATCATTCATACAATTACAAAAGTGAAAAAAGAGAGtataaaatataacaatatTAAACTATTAATACAACCTTGCAGCCGGACAAAGAAACTAACGACTTATTACATTAGTCATAATCATCCAacaactttattttttccttaaatactTAGAAATAGTATacatacacacatatatatatatatatatctatgaaTATAATAGTATAACACATCGTCAGCGTAAACCATTTTTAACACTATCAGGTCATTCAAAGGATATTTATAGGTGAACCTCCTTAAAATATGAGATTTGTAATCTTGAAAATAAGATAGGTTACCTGTCACGACTGGTAACTATAACCTGATGATCATGTAAACATTATTTACACTGACTATCGAATAGTACTTCAAAACCCTAATCAAGAATTCTTGGAATAGCCATAGCTGAAAGTGGATATTTCATTTCACAAGAAAGTTTCAACACTTCACTAAGATCAACAGGATGAGTCTCATTTTCAACCCAAATGAACTGTTGCACCAACTTAGCCACCCATAGACTCACGGTAACCAACCCTAAATTCTTCCCGGGGCAAACTCTCCGTCCAGCTCCAAAAGGCGCCAGCCTTAAATCGTTACCTCTCACATCAAAATCCATCCCTCCCGAGGATTTCAAGAACCTCTCTGGCTTAAACGTGGACGGGTTATCCCAGACGTTAGGGTCATGTGTGATGGCCCACATGTTGATCATCGTGGTCGTGTTGGACGGAATAATCATTCTGTTGCTGAGGTGGACATCAGACGTGGATAAACGGGCCCATGATAAGAGTGGGCCCGGAGGGTGTAATCGTAATGTTTCTTTTATTACTGCTTGAAGATAGGGTAATTTGGAAATATGAGCATCTcttacattttcattttttcctacTATAGTTTGTAGCTCGTTATGAATTTTTTCTTGGATTTCTTGGTTTAGGACTAGTTCAGACATGACCCATTCTGTTAGTAATGCTGTTGTATCGGTGCCCCGAAAGATCATTTCCTGGaacgagaaaaaaaaattagtgaccTAAAGTCAAAATCGAATAAAGATCTTAAAACTTATTTACAGTAATATTTTTCTGATAAAGTCTATACAGAATTACGTAACATATACTAACCCACAAAATAGCCACCATATCATCCTCATGTAGCTTCTCTTCACCATTTAAAGCTAGCaaaacatcaacaaaatcacAATGAGCTTCTAAAATCTTTTtggaattttcatttttgtgctCTTGAATCATCCTCTTAACGAAGAATTCGATTCGAGGGACAAGTACCGCGCAACGTTCCTTGAGGGTAAAAGGgtcataaaaataattcaaccaTGACAAGTGATCAGACCAATTAAAAGCTCCCAATAGCTCAAATCCTTCATTCACAATTTCTTGAAGCTCTTTagcttctttattttcttcaatattcatttcatattttttcccAAATACAATTCCCATAATGTTGTTAAGTGAAGCAAATTGAAGGTGTTTTCTTATAGTTACTAAGCCATGCATGTTTTGTTCTTTGGCTATAGACACTAACATTGAGTTGCATTCTAGTTGTCTTTCACCCTCATGGGCTAAAATTCGTTTAGGAGAGAAGAAATGTGACGATGCAATTTTCCTcaagagcctccaatatgtccCATCGGGTGCAAACCCGATGGCCCGGCTAAACATGAGTTGTTTAGCTGATTCTTTAACTGGTCGGTTTGAGAAATGTGGGGAGGTCAAGATTTCCCGGGCTATGGTTGGGTCAGATGACACAACAGCCCGGGTTGAACCCAAGCTAAAAGCCATGACTTGTGTGGCACCATAAGCCGAAGCCGTAAAAGCTAGGGTTTGGTGAGCCAAGCCATGGCTCAAGTT
Proteins encoded in this region:
- the LOC125863394 gene encoding cytochrome P450 78A7-like, with amino-acid sequence MSFTSIYEDFTWWMFTLPPILETQNFFNLLIPIFVVFMVITIFTWAFTAGGPAWKNGLNSMGRVPIPGPRGLPIFGSLFNLSHGLAHQTLAFTASAYGATQVMAFSLGSTRAVVSSDPTIAREILTSPHFSNRPVKESAKQLMFSRAIGFAPDGTYWRLLRKIASSHFFSPKRILAHEGERQLECNSMLVSIAKEQNMHGLVTIRKHLQFASLNNIMGIVFGKKYEMNIEENKEAKELQEIVNEGFELLGAFNWSDHLSWLNYFYDPFTLKERCAVLVPRIEFFVKRMIQEHKNENSKKILEAHCDFVDVLLALNGEEKLHEDDMVAILWEMIFRGTDTTALLTEWVMSELVLNQEIQEKIHNELQTIVGKNENVRDAHISKLPYLQAVIKETLRLHPPGPLLSWARLSTSDVHLSNRMIIPSNTTTMINMWAITHDPNVWDNPSTFKPERFLKSSGGMDFDVRGNDLRLAPFGAGRRVCPGKNLGLVTVSLWVAKLVQQFIWVENETHPVDLSEVLKLSCEMKYPLSAMAIPRILD